The DNA sequence AACATCCCTCCGTGGTTTATGAGTATAGGTAACGAAATACAAATACACAAGGCAAGAAATCATCGACTACAACAAATAATTTGGATTATTTCGGAATGCACGAATGCTCTTCGTTCTTGCACTGCGTACTTTACATACCTATATTATCGGAAAAGAAGCGGTGGTTTGACGCATTTTCGATGCGCGATAAGGCAGCGGAATTGTTCTGTCAAGACTATTTACGCTCATTTAGCCGCTTCCTGGATTCGCATGTTCCTTATGATTACACCGGCCATCTCCTATGACATTCTATACAACAACCATGTACAAGGACGAAGCCGACGCGCTTCTGAGCAAACTCCGTTCCAGGGCCGATTCAGGCCGGGGGCGCAGTTCCAAATTCGATCCGCTCGTAAAGCATATTGAAGGGTTATCAGGAAACGATGTGCTGCGCATAGAGGCCCTATCCGTAACGGACGTAACGAATCTGCGGGGCTATGTAGCGCGCAACGTCAAAGGAGGTAAGCACCTGAAGATCCAATCCCGCCGGCTGCGCGGTTCAGACGCGAAGAAATTCCGCGTGTACGTTTCCCGCGTAAAATAGAAATAACATTTCGCAGATTGTGTCGATGACACGATATATTTGCTTCTTTCTGCTGGCCGTAACGATCGCGGCCTGCGGCAATGAGTCGTCTTCCCGCGCCACAGAATACGCGGAAGAAAACTTCCCTTCCATCCCGTTCCGGGATGACGGCGACCTGACGTTTTTTCGAGGCGGGGAAGAGGTGGTCACCATCGACATAGAAATCGCCGAATCGGACTCCGCACGTATACGAGGGCTTATGCAACGGCCTTCCCTGCCCGAAAAGAGCGGCATGCTCTTTCTTTTCGAACGGGAAACCATGCAGATTTTTCACATGTCGAACACGCCGCTCGCACTGGACTTGCTGTTCACAGGAAGCGACTCGACGGTGGTCGATATCGATAAATACAATCGCCCCTTTACATCCGACCTCATTCGCTCGGACGTTCCGGCACAATATGTAATCGAGGTGCCGGCAGGGTTTGCGGATCGCTACGGCCTCGTGGAAGGGGAACGCGTGCATTGGATTCGACACGATGCGGAAACCGGCTTGTAGCGAGATTATTCGCCGGCGCCTTTCACCCTATTGGCGGACTTGATCAGAGTATTTTATAATCCAAAACTTTCACCGCATGCACAGGTCCGGGCCGCTTGCGGATTGGTAAAATAAAATCCTTTTCCTTCGAGGCCGTCCGTAAAATCAAGCTCGGTGCCATCCAGACAAGCCGCGCTGCGCCGATCAAGGACGACGGATAAGCCGTCCACCTCGATTACCTGGTCGCCTTGCTGCCGAACCGTATCCCAACCCAGATCGTACGTAAGTCCCGAGCACCCGCCCGGAACTACGGCAACCCGCAGCATCGTTGCGGACAAGTCCA is a window from the Bacteroidetes bacterium SB0662_bin_6 genome containing:
- a CDS encoding iron-sulfur cluster assembly accessory protein, giving the protein MESVRITERALTQLLTVAEGEGVDLSATMLRVAVVPGGCSGLTYDLGWDTVRQQGDQVIEVDGLSVVLDRRSAACLDGTELDFTDGLEGKGFYFTNPQAARTCACGESFGL
- a CDS encoding DUF192 domain-containing protein yields the protein MTRYICFFLLAVTIAACGNESSSRATEYAEENFPSIPFRDDGDLTFFRGGEEVVTIDIEIAESDSARIRGLMQRPSLPEKSGMLFLFERETMQIFHMSNTPLALDLLFTGSDSTVVDIDKYNRPFTSDLIRSDVPAQYVIEVPAGFADRYGLVEGERVHWIRHDAETGL